One Lepisosteus oculatus isolate fLepOcu1 chromosome 12, fLepOcu1.hap2, whole genome shotgun sequence genomic window, GCACTGTGTCGTGGGGCCCCTCTTGTGGACCCCAATGCTGTGAGTTTCTGTAACGCTGTCGGTGTGGAGCGCAGGCGACCGCAgagctttctctctctcctgaggTTTCTGGGGGGACGGCGCCGGGGGCTCCCCTTCCCGTCGGAGGAGTTTCTCAGCCGGGAGCCGCGCTGCGGGCGGGGGCGTTCTCGGCCAGGTCTCTCCCCGCTGGTCCGCGGCGCCCCTGGTGTCCGCTCGCCGCTCGCTCTCCGTCCTGCGGCGTCCACTCGCTCTCGCTGACCGGCACCCAGACACGGACGGTCAGGGTCCCTCCGTCCGCCCgacctcctctccctcgctctctctctgtggcagttctgtttcatttttgtccttCCTCCCTCTCCTTGTTGTCGGGACCGAGGAAGGTGTGAAAGTTACTTGTTTctgaataaatgtttgtttataGAAAGCCGAGGCTGCGTCTGGTTTTTAAAGTGTTGTTTTGGGTGTTTTCCCTCCTCTGACGTCTAGCTGCCCTGAAATAGTTACCAGTCTGACATGGTGATACTAATGTTTGGCCATTCTGTGTGTTACTGGCGTTAATTTCATCGACAGACATTTTTAATGTAGGCGTATTTCCTCTATATAAAATCACGCCATTGGGCCTGAAAGTGCGCTGGTATTTACTGCAATAACAAGAAGCGGAAGTTGGTACAGCGACTACAATTCCCGATGTCCCATCCCCCCACCTAGTGTCCCCCACTATTGGCGTCATTTCCGTTTCCTTTCCACAATCAAAGCAAAGATGGCGCCGTCCAAAACGAAACATGGGAGTGCTTCTGCTGAGATTCCTGGCGGCTTCACAGGTAAAATAACCGCGGTTTTGTTGAAACGGGGTGGGGAGGTGAATTAACCAGACCAGAGCTACAGGAGACGGAGGTCCGAGCGAACGAGGATAGCCAGCATATGAGTTTCGATTAGCGAACAGCCTCGGAGCGCGGTGTCCACGCTGGCGGTGTGCGTGAACCTTCCTGCTGTATGAGCAAAGTCAGCCAAGCGGCCGCAGGATCTTCAACAACGAATTAAAAACCGATATAGCCGGACGCAAGGCGCAAAGTAAGCGCCACTGTCCGTGTACTGTTACAGTTGGGCGTGAACTCTGCTAGTGAGAGTGAAGGCGGTAACTCCACTGTCCCTGCAGTAACTGCAGCCGTTAGCACGACACTGTCCGGCTGACACTGGAAATGCGACTCCCGAGAAAACCTCTTTACAGTTGCTCCTTACAGTGATAACAGACCGTCGACTGTGCAGCCGAGACAGGTCACAGTCGAGGCGGGTTCGCAGAGAACTGATCGCCGGACCTCACCCGGGGTACCGGCTTCGACAACATAGCGGGGCAGCTGGTGTAAATAATCTCCTCCTGTTCcctggttttaaaaatgtagtttcCCTTGTGTCCTGTGGTTCTGGTTCTGAACTAGATGTCCCCGGCTGATCGTGTGGGCCGTGTCAGTTTTACTGTCAACAGACAGCGGTGGTTCTCCTACTGTTCACATAATGGGGCTGTTTGTGCAGTTACACTTTGTGTTGATCTGTGTGCCtccactccctctctccccagctctcccagtgcagttctcccagtccagtcaggccCATCACTGGCTGTATCTGAAGGAGCACAGAGTCCGAGCGGAGAGCGGTGTCACGCGGCCCCTCGACCGGACCCTCTTCGTGCTCAACGTCCCCCCGTACTGTTCAGAGGTGTGGACTGGACCCTTGACTTAATGCTGTCAAGCACTGTGTGCACAATAAGAGAGATCACTTTAATGTACCGGGAACCCAGGGGCGGTCCAGCAGGACGGTGTCACGTCTCGCCCTCAGCCTGTGTGCAGGCTCACGTTCAGTACATGAGGAGCTCCTGCCCTGACAAAGACCCACCCCTGGTGACTGAGCTGGACCGAGGCGTGTGCAGGACACTGTGAGCTGCACTCACCCAGTGTGGCAGAAAGCAGGGGCTGTAAGACTTGTGTTAGGTTttactggacatacagtactattctCTCACGGGTACAGCAGACTCAAGGGCTCTGGTCTAACACTATTGTGTACAGAACTATAAGACTATAAGAGAGGGTTTTCAGCACCCACACTGTGGTGAAGACTCTTTTTAATGTCCAGGCTGGaggttactgtacattaaactgCAATGTGTTAtaatataagatcactttattggccatatacaatttcttgtattaggagtttgtcttttcacagaccccaacttgctcaccgtgagacacacagagagggagagaagctgggggtcagagcgcagggtcagccatttatatggcgcccctgaagcagctggggtgaggggcctggctcaggggcccagtggagtaggattcctctgctggctgtggaTGACTCAAAGGTCACGTTCTCCCAGGACAGCTGAGACCGGGTTTGGCACCAGCCTGCCAGCTCTTCCACAGAGTACTGGAGGCTGGTGTTTTCTGGAGGACATGCAAAGCTGAAGAAAGAGATCTGTGTTCCTGtgtgtccctctcactctctctatctctctcactctctctgggCAACAGGAGTGTCTGCTGCGCCTGTTCTCTCCCTGTGGGCCGGTACAGTCTgtggagctgagagagaggccCGGCCCAAAGGAACAGTCAGAACCCGAGCTGTCTAAATACTTCCACAAGCCCCGAAACAAGGTACTGCTGTCTCCCCTCGTCTCTCTCCTCCCGTCTCCCCCTGCCCCAGTAATAACCCCTCTATCCCATGTCTCTTCTCTCAGGGCTTCAGTGTGGCCTACGTTGTGTTTAAAAAAGCATCCAGTGTTGCTGCTGCCAAAAAACTGCGACCTGAGACTCCGCTGGTCCTCTCCACCACCCAGCACCCCCTCAGAACAGGGCTTCAAAGTAAGTGAGGTTACAGCCAGCTTGactctcctctctccagctcCAGTGTCCAGTCTCTGTCTGTAACCCCACTGTCCCTctgacacaggacacagaggtgCAGACGTGTTGTTACAGACTGAGTGTCTGTTCaggagtgatgatgatgatgaagggtgTCAGTGTGGGGCTCTGGGTGACTCtttcctctctccagctccaGTGTCCAGTCTCTGTCTGTAACCCCACTGTCCCCCTGACTGCAGGACACAGAGGTGCAGACGTGTTGTTACAGACTGAGTGTCTGTTCaggagtgatgatgatgatgaagggtgTCAGTGTGGGGCTCTGGGTGACTCTATCCTCTCTCCAGCTCCAGTGTCCAGTCTCTGTCTGTAACCCCACTGTCCCCCTGACTGCAGGACACAGAGGTGCAGACGTGTTGTTACAGACTGAGTGTCTGTTCaggagtgatgatgatgatgaagggtgTCAGTGTGGGGCTCTGGGTGACTCTATCCTCTCTCCAgctccagtgtccagtctgtctgtaaccccactgtccccctgacacaggacacagaggtgCAGACGTGTTGTTACAGACTGAGTGTCTGTTCaggagtgatgatgatgatgaagggtgTCAGTGTGGGGCTCTGGGTGACTCTATCCTCTCTCCAgctccagtgtccagtctgtctgtaaccccactgtccccctgacacaggacacagaggtgCAGACGTGTTGTTACAGACTGAGTGTCTGTTCAggagtgatgatgatgaagggtgTCAGTGAGGTGCTCTGGGTGACTCTATCCTCTCTCCAGCTCCAGTGTCCAGTCTCTGTCTGTAACCCCACTGTCCCcctgacacaggacacagaggtgCAGACGTGTTGTTACAGACTGAGTGTCTGTTCaggagtgatgatgatgatgaagggtgTCAGTGTGGGGCTCTGGGTGACTCTATCCTCTCTCCAGCTCCAGTGTCCAGTCTCTGTCTGTAACCCCACTGTCACcctgacacaggacacagaggtgCAGACGTGTTGTTACAGACTGAGTGTCTGTTCaggagtgatgatgatgatgaagggtgTCAGTGTGGGGCTCTGGGTGACTCTATCCTCTCTCCAGCTCCAGTGTCCAGTCTCTGTCTGTAACCCCACTGTCACcctgacacaggacacagaggtgCAGACGTGTTGTTACAGACTGAGTGTCTGTTCaggagtgatgatgatgatgaagggtgTCAGTGTGGGGCTCTAGGTGACTCTATCCTCTCTCCAGCTCCAGTGTCCAGTCTCTGTCTGTAACCCCACTGTCCCCCTGACTGCAGGACACAGAGGTGCAGACGTGTTGTTACAGACTGAGTGTCTGTTCAGCTGCTCTGCAGGTGTTGCTCTTGTGCTGATGGTCTCTATTTCTCTGTCCCGTCTCCTTCCCCCCTCTCAGAGTGGATAGAAGACTACAGCGC contains:
- the rrp7a gene encoding ribosomal RNA-processing protein 7 homolog A; this encodes MAPSKTKHGSASAEIPGGFTALPVQFSQSSQAHHWLYLKEHRVRAESGVTRPLDRTLFVLNVPPYCSEECLLRLFSPCGPVQSVELRERPGPKEQSEPELSKYFHKPRNKGFSVAYVVFKKASSVAAAKKLRPETPLVLSTTQHPLRTGLQKWIEDYSASIVQADELQAAVDQYMQEYDRRVEEEAKREAEEEGKPDEEGWVKVSRRGRRPARPHTEAANQRALERERRKRARKELLNFYSWQHRETQREHIAELRRKFEEDKQRIAVLRAQRKFRPY